The following coding sequences lie in one Chloroflexi bacterium ADurb.Bin180 genomic window:
- the ywqN_2 gene encoding putative NAD(P)H-dependent FMN-containing oxidoreductase YwqN → MAGHKVLGIVGSPRRVGNTAILVETVLEAARARGASTEKVFLADLDIAPCDACRACVESGECVHRDAMDELFPQMFASDVWVLGTPVYWWGASAQFKAFLDRWYSLSQRSEDKARFRGRKLILVAPMGDDTPETARHVVRMMADVARYLEAELFATVLAPGASDRGDVLQMPSVLEAARRAGQEAVS, encoded by the coding sequence ATGGCCGGACACAAAGTTCTGGGCATTGTCGGCAGTCCGCGCCGCGTCGGGAACACCGCCATTCTGGTTGAGACCGTTCTCGAGGCGGCCAGAGCCAGAGGGGCGTCGACAGAAAAGGTCTTCCTGGCCGACCTCGACATTGCCCCCTGCGACGCCTGCCGGGCCTGCGTGGAGAGCGGTGAATGTGTCCACCGCGACGCAATGGACGAGCTGTTCCCACAGATGTTCGCCAGCGACGTCTGGGTTCTGGGTACGCCGGTGTACTGGTGGGGTGCCAGCGCCCAGTTCAAGGCTTTCCTTGACCGCTGGTACAGTCTGTCGCAGCGCAGCGAGGATAAGGCTCGTTTTCGCGGCCGCAAGCTCATTCTGGTTGCCCCGATGGGCGATGATACTCCCGAAACGGCCCGCCACGTGGTTCGCATGATGGCGGACGTGGCGCGCTATCTCGAGGCCGAGCTCTTTGCCACCGTGCTGGCCCCTGGTGCCAGCGACCGGGGCGACGTGTTGCAGATGCCGTCCGTCCTGGAGGCTGCCCGGCGCGCCGGCCAGGAGGCGGTGTCGTGA
- a CDS encoding methylcobalamin:coenzyme M methyltransferase yields MNKRERLEATIAGERVDRPAVALWRHWPGDDQRAADLVRATLDFQRQYDWDLVKCMPASNYCLADWGVQSTYLGSEEGTRQWGPRLIQSPEDWTRLRPLDPRQGMLAEMLTAMKALGQELGEETPFIWTIFDPLSQAKNLAGERLLSDLRQYPELVEAGLQAITESCVRFVEAALDTGVAGIFLALQYASFRLMSLEEYRRFGQPWDERILAAANSLWLNLLHLHGDDVMFDLAGDYASRRRLAILNWHDRETPPSLHDALPRFPGALLGGLHRTDTMLRGTPRDVRQAVREAAEMTNGRRLIVGTGCVLWIPTPVGNIRAAREAVDSL; encoded by the coding sequence GTGAACAAGCGCGAGCGCCTGGAAGCTACCATCGCCGGCGAGCGAGTGGATCGACCGGCGGTGGCCCTGTGGCGCCACTGGCCCGGCGATGACCAGCGCGCCGCTGACCTGGTGCGCGCCACGCTCGACTTTCAGCGCCAGTACGACTGGGACCTGGTCAAGTGTATGCCGGCCAGCAACTATTGCCTGGCGGACTGGGGCGTTCAGTCCACCTACCTGGGCAGCGAAGAAGGTACCCGCCAGTGGGGCCCGCGGCTCATCCAGAGCCCCGAGGACTGGACCCGCTTACGCCCGCTCGACCCGCGCCAGGGTATGCTCGCTGAGATGCTCACGGCGATGAAGGCACTCGGCCAGGAGCTGGGCGAAGAGACACCCTTCATCTGGACCATCTTTGACCCGCTCTCCCAGGCCAAGAACCTGGCCGGCGAGCGGCTGCTGTCGGACTTGCGCCAGTACCCCGAGCTGGTCGAGGCCGGCCTGCAGGCCATCACCGAGAGCTGCGTGCGCTTTGTCGAGGCGGCGTTGGACACCGGCGTGGCCGGCATCTTCCTGGCTCTGCAGTACGCCAGTTTCAGGCTGATGAGCCTGGAGGAGTACCGCCGCTTTGGCCAGCCGTGGGACGAGCGCATTCTGGCCGCGGCGAACAGCCTGTGGTTGAACCTCTTGCACCTGCACGGTGATGACGTGATGTTCGACCTGGCTGGCGACTATGCTTCTCGCCGCCGCCTGGCCATCCTGAACTGGCACGATCGGGAGACGCCGCCGTCCCTCCACGATGCGCTGCCGCGCTTTCCCGGCGCTTTGCTGGGCGGCCTGCACCGCACCGACACCATGCTGCGCGGCACGCCGCGCGATGTGCGCCAGGCCGTGCGTGAGGCGGCGGAAATGACCAACGGGCGCCGGTTGATCGTCGGCACAGGCTGTGTGCTCTGGATCCCAACGCCCGTGGGCAACATTCGTGCGGCCAGAGAGGCCGTCGATTCCCTCTAG
- the ytpA gene encoding Phospholipase YtpA, with translation MSHTEMTWQSFDGLPVYAQAWLPDTGTKAVVALVHGLGEHSGRYGHVAAALNRAGYAVVTRDLRGHGQSGGQKGHAPSFEALLKDIDQLVARARELVPGKPLFLYGHSLGGIFVLDYALSRHPPIAGVVSTSPGLRTALHEQKAKLAVAKVMGKVAPTGDLSSGLDPQSISRDPAVIQAYVNDPLVHDRVTFGAANVFQEAIAYVYEHGSEFPVPLLLMHGTNDVLAFPQGSKDVAALVKRDCTLQLWEGLSHETHNEPEKEQVLGFVVGWLDEHLPH, from the coding sequence ATGTCGCACACTGAAATGACCTGGCAATCCTTTGACGGCCTGCCAGTCTACGCTCAGGCCTGGCTGCCTGACACCGGAACCAAGGCGGTGGTCGCCCTGGTGCACGGCCTGGGTGAGCACAGCGGGCGCTACGGGCACGTGGCTGCCGCGCTCAACCGGGCCGGCTATGCTGTGGTGACGCGCGACCTGCGCGGCCATGGCCAGTCCGGGGGCCAGAAAGGCCATGCCCCGTCCTTCGAAGCGCTGCTGAAGGACATCGACCAGCTCGTGGCCCGGGCGCGCGAGCTCGTGCCGGGCAAGCCGCTGTTCCTGTACGGCCACAGTCTGGGCGGCATCTTTGTCCTCGACTATGCACTGAGCCGCCACCCGCCCATCGCCGGAGTGGTCTCTACGTCCCCGGGACTGCGCACGGCCCTGCACGAGCAAAAGGCCAAGCTGGCGGTGGCCAAAGTGATGGGCAAGGTTGCTCCGACAGGCGATTTGTCCAGCGGGCTCGACCCCCAGTCTATCTCCCGCGATCCGGCTGTCATTCAGGCTTATGTCAATGATCCCCTGGTGCACGACCGGGTCACGTTCGGCGCGGCCAACGTCTTTCAAGAGGCCATCGCCTACGTGTACGAGCACGGCAGCGAGTTCCCCGTGCCCCTGCTCCTGATGCACGGCACCAACGATGTGCTGGCATTTCCACAGGGCTCGAAGGACGTGGCGGCTCTGGTCAAGAGGGACTGCACGCTGCAACTGTGGGAGGGGCTCTCACACGAGACGCACAACGAACCGGAGAAGGAGCAGGTGCTCGGCTTTGTGGTGGGGTGGCTGGACGAACACCTGCCCCACTAG